In the Dehalococcoidia bacterium genome, one interval contains:
- the fliS gene encoding flagellar export chaperone FliS, with translation MIANPYQQYQRVQGETATGGQVVVLLYGGAIRFLCRAELHRAEGRLNEFRADLHRAQDILIELAGALDLTNGGEMAHNLFGLYRYMIDRVGEADYKRDQQAIPEVVRLLRDLKATWEEALSRLTSPLTARHASAKVA, from the coding sequence ATGATCGCTAACCCGTACCAGCAGTACCAGCGCGTGCAGGGCGAGACCGCAACGGGCGGTCAGGTCGTCGTCCTGCTGTATGGCGGCGCGATCCGCTTTCTCTGCCGAGCAGAACTGCACCGCGCCGAAGGACGGCTCAACGAGTTCCGGGCCGATCTCCATCGCGCCCAGGATATTCTGATCGAACTGGCCGGCGCGCTCGACCTGACCAACGGCGGCGAGATGGCGCACAATCTGTTCGGCCTCTACCGCTACATGATCGACCGAGTCGGTGAAGCCGACTATAAACGCGACCAGCAGGCGATCCCTGAGGTCGTCCGCCTTCTGCGCGACCTGAAGGCGACGTGGGAGGAAGCGCTCAGTCGCCTCACCTCCCCTCTCACGGCGCGGCACGCTTCCGCCAAGGTTGCGTAA